A region from the Lycium barbarum isolate Lr01 chromosome 8, ASM1917538v2, whole genome shotgun sequence genome encodes:
- the LOC132607367 gene encoding F-box/kelch-repeat protein At1g15670-like, translating to MNQDEFTELLPGLPEEIALECLTRLHYSTHKVASRVCRKWCRLLQSKAFYYHRKKTGYTHKAACLVQALPAPSDSKPVGQPRYAISVFDSVTRIWDRVDPIPKYPDGLPMFCQIGTTEGKLIVMGGWNPTTWDPLKDVFVYDFMTRAWTQCKDMPEARSFFAMGPTGGKVFIAGGHDECKNALSSAWVFDIGLNEWTELPRMSEERDECEGVVIGSGFWVVSGYDTESQGRFKSSAEVYEISTGEWTRVENAWGSSQCPRACVGVGGKNGNLTCWAESDPNVKVGACGVDLGNRTLVTGSAYQGAPHGFFLAEKDNKKEGQNSKLVKIDVPDEFSGFVQSGCCVEI from the coding sequence atgaaccaaGACGAGTTCACTGAGTTACTTCCGGGTTTACCCGAAGAAATTGCCCTTGAATGCTTGACCCGATTACACTATTCAACACACAAAGTTGCTTCTCGTGTTTGTCGAAAATGGTGTCGTCTTTTACAAAGCAAAGCTTTTTATTACCATCGTAAAAAAACAGGTTATACCCATAAAGCTGCTTGTTTAGTACAAGCACTACCAGCTCCATCAGATTCCAAACCTGTCGGACAACCGAGATACGCTATCTCGGTGTTCGATTCGGTAACCCGTATTTGGGATCGGGTCGACCCGATCCCAAAATATCCAGACGGGTTACCTATGTTCTGTCAAATAGGGACAACAGAGGGGAAGCTTATCGTAATGGGCGGTTGGAACCCAACAACATGGGATCCACTTAAGGATGTTTTTGTTTACGATTTCATGACTCGCGCGTGGACTCAGTGCAAAGATATGCCTGAAGCGCGTTCGTTTTTCGCTATGGGACCCACTGGAGGAAAGGTATTCATAGCTGGCGGTCATGACGAGTGTAAGAACGCGCTGAGTAGCGCGTGGGTGTTTGATATTGGGTTGAACGAGTGGACTGAGTTGCCTCGGATGAGTGAGGAACGAGATGAGTGTGAAGGTGTTGTAATCGGGTCGGGTTTTTGGGTTGTAAGCGGGTATGATACTGAAAGTCAAGGGAGATTTAAAAGTAGTGCTGAGGTGTATGAAATCAGTACTGGTGAGTGGACACGTGTTGAAAATGCATGGGGATCAAGTCAATGTCCTAGAGCATGCGTAGGCGTAGGGGGTAAAAATGGTAATTTAACATGTTGGGCTGAATCCGACCCGAATGTTAAAGTCGGAGCATGTGGCGTGGATCTTGGTAATCGGACCTTGGTTACCGGGTCGGCTTATCAAGGTGCCCCACATGGGTTTTTCTTAGCGGAAAAAGACAACAAAAAAGAAGGGCAGAATAGTAAATTGGTGAAAATTGATGTTCCTGATGAGTTTTCAGGATTTGTGCAATCTGGTTGCTGTGTGGAGATCTGA